The DNA sequence CGCGCCTGCGACTGGTACGACCTGCTGCGGCTGGTGTCGCTCACCCTGGCCGCGTTCGCCGCCGCCTACCTGGGCATGCGGGCGGTGTTCGGGTACGACCTGTTCGTCAACCTCCACTACGTGCTGGCCGATGCCAACGAGTTCAACGTCCGCGCCGGACGGCCGTACCAGGTGTGGGTGTGGCGCAACCTGTGGGACTTCGCGCTGTGCGCGGGCCTGGCCGCGACGGTGGTGTCCGGGGCGGCCGGCTGGGACGCGCTGCGGCGGGGGCTGGCGCGGCCGGTCGCGGTGGTGACGGTGTGCGCGTTCGCGGTGCTCGCGTTTCTGGACCTGGTCGGGGTGAACCGGGGCGAGACGATCCGGCTGTGGATCTTCTTGGCCGTGTTCTTCCAGCTGACGGTGGCGTGGTGGTGCGCCCGCTCGCCACGGGTGTGGCCGTTCGCGCTGCTGGTGGGCGCGACACTGGTGCAGAGCGCACTGGGTATGGCGTTGATCGCCTTCGTACGCCCCTGACCTCCGCAGGAGTATCGCCCGGCCCGCGGCGGGCCGGGTGGCGTGGGACAGACTGGGCGGGTGCTTCCTGAGCTGGCCGCGCGGCCCGACACCGACCTGCCCGTCCGTGCCGTGCTCCCCGACCTGGTCGCCGCGCTGCGCGACACCGGCACCGCCGTCCTGGTCGCCCCGCCCGGCTCGGGCAAGACCACCCTCGCCCCGCTCGCCCTGGCCGACGCGCTGCCGGGCCGGATCGTGGTCGCCCAGCCGCGCCGGGTCGCCGCCCGCGCCGCCGCGCGCCGGATGGCCGAGCTGACCGGCACCGCCCTGGGCGGCCCCGTCGGCTACAGCGTGCGCGGCGACACCCGGACCAGCGCCGGCACCAGGGTCGAGGTGGTGACGACAGGGCTGCTGGTGCAGCGGATGCAGCGCGACCCGGAGCTGGCGGGCGTGGCGGCGCTGCTGCTGGACGAGGTGCACGAGCGGCAGCTCGACGCCGACCTGGCCCTGGCGTTCGGAGTGGACGTGCGGGCGGCGCTGCGGCCGGACCTGCGCCTGGTCGCGGCGTCGGCGACGGTCGCCGGGCAGCCGCTGGCGGCGCTGCTCGGACCGGGCACCCGGATCGTCACGGCCGAGGGCTCCCCGCACCCGGTGGCGGTGCACTGGTGCCCGCCGACGGGGCCCGTCGACGCGCCGTACGGCCTGCGGGTGGATCCGCGCCTGCTCGACCACGTCGCCGCGGTGGTCCGGCAGGCCCTGCGGGAGTCGCCGGGTGACCTGCTGGCGTTCCTGCCCGGCGCCCGCGAGCTGGACGCGGTCGCGGCGCGGCTGGGCGGGCTGGCCGGGGTCGACGTGCTGACCCTGCACGGCCGCCAGGGCGGGGGCAGCCAGGACGCCGTCCTGCACGAGGGGGCGCGGCGCCGGGTGGTGCTGGCCACGTCGGTGGCCGAGAGCAGCCTGACTGTGCCGGGGGTGCGGATCGTGGTCGACGCGGGGCTGGCCCGCGTCCCGCGTACGGATCTGGCCCGGGGGCTGGACGCGCTGGTGACGGTGCGGGTGTCGCGGGCCTCGGCGCAGCAGCGGGCGGGCCGCGCGGGGCGGCAGGCACCGGGCGCGGTGTACCGGTGCTGGTCGCAGGCCGAACACGACCGGCTGCCCGCGTACGCCGAGCCGGAGCTGGCCACCGCCGACCTGACCGCGTTCATGCTGCAACTGGCGTGCTGGGGCAGCCCGGACGGCGGCGGCCTGGCCCTGCCCGAGCCGCCCCCGGCGGCTGCCGCGCACGTGGCCCGGGAGACGCTGGCCGTGCTGGGCGCGGTCGACGCCGACGGCCGGGTCACCGCGCGCGGCCGCGCCATCGCCCGGGTGGGCGCGCATCCGCGCCTGGCCCGCGCGCTGCTCGACGCGGCGCCGCAGGTGGGGGCGCATCGGGCCGCCGAGGTGGTGGCGCTGCTGTCGGCAGACAGCCCGCCGCCGACCGACGACCTGGCCGTGGCCTGGCGGCGGCTGCGCGACGGGGCGGACGCGGCCGCGAGCGCCGCGTGGCGCACCGAGACGCGGCGGCTGTCGACCGCGCTGCGCGAGACCGGGGCGCAGCCGGACCGGACGGCACTGACCGACGACCTGGCGGCGGCGCTGGTGGTGGGGCTGGCGTACCCGGAGCGGCTGGCGCGGCTGCGCGCGGCGGGCGGCCGGACCTATCTGATGACCGGCGGTACGGCCGCGGAGCTCGCGCCCGGTTCGGGGCTGGGCGGGGTCGGCTGGCTGGCGGTGGCCTCGGCCGACCGGCAGCCGGGCAGCCGCGACGCCCGGGTGCGGCTGGCCGCGGCCGCCGACGAGGCGACCGCCCGCGCGGCGGCGCCGGACCTGCTGGCCGGCGGCGACGAGGTGTCCTGGGTGGACGGGGACGTGCTGGCCCGCACCGCGACCCGGCTGGGCGCGATCGTCCTGGCGGAGAAGCCCCTGTCCCGGCCGCCTCGGGAGCTGGTCGCGGCGGCGCTGGCCGAGGGCCTGCGCCGGGAGGGGCTGAAGCTGCTGCGCTGGGACGGCGACGCCGAGGCCATGCGGCAGCGGCTGGCCTTCTGCGCGTACGCGCTGGGCGAGCCGTGGCCCGCGGTCGACGACGACGCGCTGCTGG is a window from the Catellatospora sp. TT07R-123 genome containing:
- the hrpB gene encoding ATP-dependent helicase HrpB, with the translated sequence MAARPDTDLPVRAVLPDLVAALRDTGTAVLVAPPGSGKTTLAPLALADALPGRIVVAQPRRVAARAAARRMAELTGTALGGPVGYSVRGDTRTSAGTRVEVVTTGLLVQRMQRDPELAGVAALLLDEVHERQLDADLALAFGVDVRAALRPDLRLVAASATVAGQPLAALLGPGTRIVTAEGSPHPVAVHWCPPTGPVDAPYGLRVDPRLLDHVAAVVRQALRESPGDLLAFLPGARELDAVAARLGGLAGVDVLTLHGRQGGGSQDAVLHEGARRRVVLATSVAESSLTVPGVRIVVDAGLARVPRTDLARGLDALVTVRVSRASAQQRAGRAGRQAPGAVYRCWSQAEHDRLPAYAEPELATADLTAFMLQLACWGSPDGGGLALPEPPPAAAAHVARETLAVLGAVDADGRVTARGRAIARVGAHPRLARALLDAAPQVGAHRAAEVVALLSADSPPPTDDLAVAWRRLRDGADAAASAAWRTETRRLSTALRETGAQPDRTALTDDLAAALVVGLAYPERLARLRAAGGRTYLMTGGTAAELAPGSGLGGVGWLAVASADRQPGSRDARVRLAAAADEATARAAAPDLLAGGDEVSWVDGDVLARTATRLGAIVLAEKPLSRPPRELVAAALAEGLRREGLKLLRWDGDAEAMRQRLAFCAYALGEPWPAVDDDALLARVGDWLGPELAQARRRADLSRVDVAAALRRLLPWAQAAQLDQFAPERIEVPTGSRIRVDYTDPAAPVLAVKVQEVFGWAGTPKLAGGRVPVVLHLLSPAGRPAAVTADLGSFWRTGYPQVRAELRGRYPRHPWPEDPAVAEPTRRTKPRG